Below is a genomic region from Mesorhizobium sp. NZP2298.
ACCTTGACGAAGAGGGGGTGGCCTCGTTTGCAAGCACCCTCGACGCCCGCGGGCAGAGAGCTGTAGGGCTGAAGCAGGACGCCAGCCAGTCAGCTGACGCGATCTCGGTCGCGGAAGCGATCGCAAAGCGGTTTGGAAAGCTGGACTTTCTCGTGACAAGCGCCGGTCTGTATCGGGATCAAATGATCCATGACATGACCGATGCGCAGTGGCGCCAGAGCACTGCGGTCAATCTGGACGGCGTTTTCTACACCTGTCGCGCGGCCATTCCGCTGTTTGCGGAAGGAGGAGCTGTCGTCAACGTCGCCTCCATGGCGGGGCATCGTGGAAGCTACATGCATTCCCATTATGCCGCGTCGAAAGGTGGCGTGCTGACATTCACCAGAACGCTGGCGCTTGAACTCGCGCCCAAGGTAAGGGCGAACGCCGTCTCGCCCGGCATCATCGATACGCCTCTCGTCCAGCCGCTGCTCGACAAACAAGGTCCGCAGCTGATCGCTTCAACCCCGCTGAAACGCTTTGGCCGCCCCCAAGAGGTAGCACAGACGGTTGCCTACCTCTGCTCCGACTGGGCGAGCTTCATCACGGGCGAGACGGTGCACGTCAATGGCGGACTCTACATCACGAGCTGACCGGCGTCTCGATAGCGTTGTCTCTGCCGATCGGCAGGGCATCCGCGTGACGACCAGCGTTCCGCGAACAATCCGAATTCAATCTTCAAAGGAGGAATACAAATGCCCAAACTTCTAAGCGATCAGTGGATGGAGGCTTTCAAAGCCGAACTGAACAAGGACGAGAGCTGGAAGGCTGCGTCCAAATACTTCTCCGCGCGCGTTGCCTTGAAAAACGGAGACGCTGTCGGAACGGTCGACATCCGCGACGGCGTCGCGGTCTCGGCAATCGGGTCGGCACATCCGCTAGGCGCCGATATCACCATCACCGGCCCGGACCATGAGTGGAAGCGCGTCCAGAACGGTGAAACCGATTGGTTTCAGGGCATGTCGCCGGGTCTTGGCGAACTAGGCATAGAAGGCGACGCTGTCGGCGCCCTTCGCAATGTCAAAACAATGTGGCTGACGCTGGCGGCGGTAAGTCGCGTTGGCCGCGCGCTGCCTGCACCGCCGGCCTACTCTCCGGCGCCGAAGCCATCGGGCAAGCCGACAAAAGGTCACTATATCGAAATCGACGGCATCCGGACCTACTACGAAGAAGCAGGAGAAGGATACCCGATCATCTGCTTCCATGCCGCCTGCCAGGACACCTTGATGTATCGTCATGTGCTCGATGGTCTTTCCGACCAGTTCCGTGTCATCTCCGTCGACGCCCCCTCGCATGCAAAATCGCTCGAGCCGAAGGACGGTGAATTCAAGAGCCTGACCAGCCATGCGGCGTTCAATGAAAAGCTGATGGACAAGCTCGGCCTGGTGAAACCCGTGATCATCGGCTGCTCGATGTCGGGCAATCAGGTGCTTGAACTCGGCAGCCGCAGGCCAGATGGATATGCTGCCATCATCTCGTCCGAAGGCGCCGATTACACGCCGACCGTCTCGCAGTTTCTGCTCGACATGCTGCTGGTCAACGGCCAGCAGATCCTGGAGGGCTGGTCGCAGTCACTGACGGGTAACCGGACCCCACCGGATCGCGCACGCGAGGTGGTGTGGCAGATCCGCAAGGTCAATCCAGAGGTGATGCGGGGCGACCTTGTCGGTTACGCCGGCTTCGACAAACGCGATGCTGTGGGCAAGATCAAATCGCCAGTGCTGCTGCTGCGGGGCGATGGCGACTGGCTCGTCTCACAGCAACAGGTGGAGGAAACCGCCGCGCGGATTCCGGGAAGCGAGATCTCGGTCCTTGCCGGCACTGGGCATTATCCGATGATCGAGAACCCCTATGAGTTCAATGAAGCGGTGAGGACCTTCCTGCACAAGAACGGCGTCGGCAAAGCGGCCTGACTCCCGGTCCGGGGGCGACGCGCCTGACGCGTGGGCCCCGCAATCCAAGTATGTGGCGAGAGCCTGACGAGATGGCCAACGCAGCTGAACCAGCCGTAGCCGCGCCAAACAGGAATGCCGCCTTCCATCCTGGCGGCATTTTCTACCTGGAACTTCTCCTGCTAGGCGCCCTCTTGTTGTTGTGGCGGCAGCTGTCGCCGGGCGGTCTTTCTGCCAATGATTGGCAAGGGTTTATTCTTGCGGCGACCCCCCTGGCTGTCGCAGCGATGGCACAGACCCTTCCGATCATCGCCGGCGGCCAGGGACTTTCAGCTGGCGCCACGATGGTCCTTGTGACCGCA
It encodes:
- a CDS encoding SDR family NAD(P)-dependent oxidoreductase: MLNFENKVLWLTGANGAISRAIASTFFELGASCVLTDLDEEGVASFASTLDARGQRAVGLKQDASQSADAISVAEAIAKRFGKLDFLVTSAGLYRDQMIHDMTDAQWRQSTAVNLDGVFYTCRAAIPLFAEGGAVVNVASMAGHRGSYMHSHYAASKGGVLTFTRTLALELAPKVRANAVSPGIIDTPLVQPLLDKQGPQLIASTPLKRFGRPQEVAQTVAYLCSDWASFITGETVHVNGGLYITS
- a CDS encoding alpha/beta fold hydrolase, with amino-acid sequence MPKLLSDQWMEAFKAELNKDESWKAASKYFSARVALKNGDAVGTVDIRDGVAVSAIGSAHPLGADITITGPDHEWKRVQNGETDWFQGMSPGLGELGIEGDAVGALRNVKTMWLTLAAVSRVGRALPAPPAYSPAPKPSGKPTKGHYIEIDGIRTYYEEAGEGYPIICFHAACQDTLMYRHVLDGLSDQFRVISVDAPSHAKSLEPKDGEFKSLTSHAAFNEKLMDKLGLVKPVIIGCSMSGNQVLELGSRRPDGYAAIISSEGADYTPTVSQFLLDMLLVNGQQILEGWSQSLTGNRTPPDRAREVVWQIRKVNPEVMRGDLVGYAGFDKRDAVGKIKSPVLLLRGDGDWLVSQQQVEETAARIPGSEISVLAGTGHYPMIENPYEFNEAVRTFLHKNGVGKAA